In the genome of Polaribacter sp. MED152, one region contains:
- the ribH gene encoding 6,7-dimethyl-8-ribityllumazine synthase, which translates to MATTNLSYYDKATIPNAKNFRFGIVVSEWNPEITQNLKKGAIETLIDCGATENNIISWDVPGSFELVYGCKKMIQAEKLDAIIAIGNVIQGETKHFDFVCEGVTQGIIDLNVKYDVPVIFCVLTDNTKQQSLDRSGGKLGNKGIECAVAAVKMASIKNLDRSSESIGF; encoded by the coding sequence ATGGCTACAACCAATTTATCTTATTACGATAAAGCTACAATCCCAAATGCGAAGAATTTTCGATTTGGGATTGTTGTTTCAGAATGGAATCCTGAAATTACACAGAATTTAAAAAAAGGTGCAATAGAAACTTTAATCGATTGTGGAGCAACTGAGAATAATATTATTTCTTGGGATGTACCTGGAAGTTTTGAATTGGTTTACGGATGTAAAAAAATGATTCAAGCTGAAAAACTAGATGCTATTATTGCCATTGGAAATGTAATTCAAGGAGAAACAAAACACTTCGATTTTGTGTGTGAAGGTGTTACCCAAGGAATTATAGATTTAAATGTAAAATATGATGTACCAGTTATATTTTGTGTTTTAACAGACAATACCAAACAACAATCTCTAGACAGATCTGGAGGTAAATTAGGTAATAAAGGTATTGAGTGTGCAGTTGCAGCCGTTAAAATGGCATCCATTAAAAACTTAGATCGTAGTTCTGAAAGTATTGGTTTTTAA
- a CDS encoding tol-pal system YbgF family protein, giving the protein MATYKKKYKPEGKKAEQQAEDMDSTTAEVFNTLDETASKSEQWIEKNSKVLFGALITIVVVFLAFLGYNKYIVEPNELEASNELAFPRKYFDEAATAGSGIDSLLNLGLEGADGNYGFLDIADAYSNTDAGNLANYYAGVSYLQMKQYDKAIDYLSKFDSDNAVLNAVSLGAIGDAFSDIDQQEDALEYYEKAANVESNEFTTPLFLYKGAQTAMLLKDYDKAESMFSIIKEKYPTSDQGKDIDKFINAAKYAQN; this is encoded by the coding sequence ATGGCAACATACAAGAAAAAATACAAACCAGAAGGTAAAAAAGCTGAACAACAGGCAGAAGATATGGACAGCACAACTGCTGAAGTTTTTAACACTTTAGACGAGACTGCATCTAAATCTGAGCAATGGATAGAAAAAAACAGTAAAGTGTTATTTGGTGCTTTAATTACAATTGTGGTGGTATTTTTAGCCTTTTTAGGATACAATAAATACATAGTAGAACCAAATGAATTAGAAGCTTCTAATGAATTGGCTTTTCCAAGAAAATATTTTGATGAAGCTGCAACAGCAGGTTCAGGTATCGATTCTTTATTAAATTTAGGCTTAGAAGGTGCAGATGGTAACTATGGTTTCTTAGATATTGCAGATGCTTATAGTAATACAGATGCTGGAAATTTAGCAAATTATTATGCTGGTGTTTCTTATTTACAAATGAAACAGTATGATAAAGCAATTGATTATTTAAGTAAATTTGACTCTGATAACGCTGTTTTAAACGCAGTTTCTTTAGGTGCTATTGGAGATGCCTTTTCTGATATAGACCAACAAGAAGATGCTTTAGAGTATTATGAAAAAGCAGCTAATGTAGAAAGTAATGAATTTACTACTCCATTATTCTTATACAAAGGAGCACAAACTGCAATGTTGTTAAAAGATTATGATAAGGCTGAAAGTATGTTTTCTATAATTAAAGAAAAATATCCAACTTCAGACCAAGGTAAAGACATTGATAAATTTATCAATGCAGCAAAATATGCTCAAAATTAA
- a CDS encoding DUF721 domain-containing protein produces the protein MTKRENDSFSIEDLMQNFIKENNLSKGMQKIKVEETWTKMMGPGVANHTTSVKLQNKTLIVQLKSSVLREELSYGKEKIIKLMNEELGSSVISKLMLV, from the coding sequence ATGACTAAAAGAGAGAACGATTCTTTTTCAATAGAAGATTTAATGCAAAACTTTATCAAGGAAAATAACCTAAGTAAAGGAATGCAAAAAATAAAAGTAGAAGAGACCTGGACAAAAATGATGGGGCCAGGAGTTGCAAACCATACAACTTCTGTAAAACTGCAAAATAAAACCTTAATTGTACAGCTAAAATCTTCAGTATTAAGAGAAGAATTGAGTTATGGTAAGGAAAAAATTATCAAATTAATGAATGAAGAATTGGGTAGTTCTGTAATTTCTAAATTGATGTTGGTTTAG
- a CDS encoding alkaline phosphatase D family protein, whose protein sequence is MRNYFVLIVSSLLFSNCNIKKQNDLAKQTTNHDFTIAFGSCNKQNKTNVLWQEIEKNNPDLWVWGGDIIYSDTENMDKMKNDYETQLNQNGYKSLRTKIPVLATWDDHDYGENDGGTEFPKKNEAQQLFLDFLGVAKTSERRNQEGIHYSKLFKTSKGSINVILLDTRYFRTALTRAKGKRRYMPNKKGEGTILGKSQWSWLEKELNSSTADFNIIVSSIQVLSSEHGFETWGNFPHEVEKLKETIIKSKAKGVLILSGDRHISEFSQTEVPNLPFKLTDFTSSGLTHSYTSYSGEPNKFRKLKVVNEISFGVLNFNFEKNFIDLEMRGRNNKLIQKMKQSY, encoded by the coding sequence CGATTTTACTATTGCTTTTGGATCTTGCAATAAACAGAACAAAACCAATGTTTTATGGCAAGAAATAGAAAAAAATAATCCAGATTTATGGGTTTGGGGTGGAGACATCATTTATTCGGATACCGAAAATATGGATAAAATGAAAAATGATTATGAGACACAATTAAATCAAAATGGATATAAATCTCTTAGAACCAAAATACCAGTTTTAGCAACTTGGGATGATCATGATTATGGAGAGAATGATGGTGGAACAGAATTCCCAAAGAAAAACGAGGCACAACAATTGTTTTTAGATTTTTTAGGTGTTGCTAAAACTAGTGAACGAAGAAATCAAGAAGGCATCCACTATTCTAAATTATTTAAAACTTCAAAAGGAAGTATCAATGTAATTTTATTAGATACTCGTTATTTTAGAACAGCACTTACTAGAGCTAAGGGTAAAAGAAGATATATGCCCAACAAAAAAGGTGAAGGAACAATTTTAGGCAAATCACAGTGGTCTTGGTTAGAGAAAGAGCTAAATTCTTCGACTGCAGATTTTAATATTATTGTGAGCAGTATTCAAGTTTTATCTTCTGAACATGGTTTTGAAACTTGGGGTAATTTTCCTCATGAAGTAGAAAAATTGAAAGAAACAATTATTAAATCTAAAGCAAAAGGCGTATTAATCTTGTCTGGAGACAGGCATATTTCTGAATTTTCACAAACAGAAGTACCTAATTTACCATTTAAACTTACCGATTTTACATCTAGTGGGTTAACACATTCTTACACCAGTTACTCAGGAGAGCCTAATAAATTTAGAAAACTAAAGGTTGTAAATGAAATTAGTTTTGGAGTGTTAAACTTTAATTTCGAAAAGAATTTTATCGATTTAGAAATGAGAGGAAGAAACAATAAACTGATTCAAAAAATGAAACAATCATATTAA
- a CDS encoding nucleoside-diphosphate kinase, whose translation MATNRTFTMLKPDAVENGHTGAILEKINAAGFRIVALKKTQMTKADAETFYAVHNERPFFGELVEFMTRGPIVAAILEKDNAVDDFRTLIGATNPADAAEGTIRKLYATSMGENAVHGSDSDENAEIESNFHFSGREQF comes from the coding sequence ATGGCAACAAACAGAACATTTACAATGCTTAAACCTGATGCTGTAGAAAACGGACATACAGGTGCAATCTTAGAAAAAATAAATGCTGCAGGTTTTAGAATCGTAGCTTTAAAGAAAACTCAAATGACAAAAGCAGATGCTGAAACTTTTTATGCTGTGCATAATGAGCGTCCGTTTTTTGGAGAGTTAGTAGAATTTATGACACGTGGACCAATTGTAGCTGCAATCTTAGAAAAAGATAACGCTGTAGATGATTTTAGAACCTTAATTGGTGCTACAAATCCTGCTGATGCTGCTGAAGGTACGATTAGAAAGTTATATGCAACTTCTATGGGAGAAAATGCAGTACATGGTTCAGATTCTGATGAAAATGCAGAAATTGAAAGTAACTTCCATTTTTCTGGTAGAGAGCAATTCTAA
- a CDS encoding DNA replication/repair protein RecF — protein sequence MYLQQLSLVNFKNIASQSFDFQEKINCFVGNNGVGKTNVLDAIYYLSFTKSYFNSVAVQNIKHNESFFMIEGNYLLNDRKETIVCSLKKGQKKILKRNGKTYDRFSDHIGQFPIVIISPADRDLVTEGSDLRRKFIDGVISQQNKSYLKDLIGYNKVLTQRNALLKYFAANRTFDALNLSVYDEQLSDFGTKIYEVRRHFLEEFIPIFNEKYKVISGDKENVNLNYKSQLHDFSMPDLLQKSLEKDKILQYSTSGIHKDDLNFEIGDYPIKKFGSQGQQKSYLIALKLAQFEFIKQQAKITPILLLDDIFDKLDENRVAQIIDLVNNDEFRQIFITDTHAERTENILKEGNKQYQIFKL from the coding sequence ATGTATTTACAGCAACTTTCATTAGTTAATTTTAAAAATATAGCTTCTCAATCATTTGATTTTCAAGAGAAAATAAATTGTTTTGTGGGTAATAATGGAGTAGGGAAAACAAATGTTTTAGATGCCATTTATTATTTGTCTTTTACAAAAAGTTACTTTAATTCAGTGGCTGTTCAGAATATAAAGCACAATGAGTCCTTTTTTATGATAGAAGGAAATTACCTTTTAAATGATAGAAAAGAAACCATTGTTTGTAGTTTAAAAAAAGGGCAAAAAAAAATATTAAAAAGAAATGGTAAAACATATGATCGATTTTCTGATCATATAGGGCAGTTTCCTATTGTTATAATTTCTCCTGCAGATAGAGATTTAGTGACTGAAGGAAGTGATTTAAGAAGAAAATTTATTGATGGTGTAATTTCTCAGCAAAATAAATCTTACTTAAAAGATTTAATAGGCTATAATAAGGTCTTAACTCAAAGAAACGCTTTATTAAAATATTTTGCGGCTAACAGAACTTTTGATGCACTCAATTTAAGTGTTTATGATGAGCAGTTAAGCGATTTTGGTACTAAAATCTATGAGGTTAGAAGGCATTTTTTAGAAGAATTTATTCCCATCTTTAATGAAAAATATAAAGTTATTTCTGGTGATAAAGAAAATGTAAATCTCAATTATAAAAGTCAGTTACACGATTTTTCTATGCCAGATTTACTTCAAAAATCTTTAGAAAAAGATAAGATTTTACAATACAGTACTTCTGGAATTCATAAAGATGACCTAAATTTTGAGATTGGTGATTATCCTATTAAAAAATTTGGTTCTCAAGGTCAGCAGAAATCGTATTTAATTGCTTTAAAATTAGCACAATTTGAGTTTATAAAACAGCAAGCTAAAATAACTCCAATTTTATTATTAGATGATATTTTTGACAAACTAGATGAAAATAGAGTAGCTCAAATTATTGATTTAGTTAATAATGATGAATTTAGACAGATCTTTATTACAGATACTCATGCAGAAAGAACTGAGAATATTTTAAAAGAAGGAAATAAACAATATCAAATTTTTAAACTTTAA